From a single Schistosoma mansoni strain Puerto Rico chromosome 4, complete genome genomic region:
- a CDS encoding putative phospholipid scramblase 1: MWMQRPAVINCPPGLEYLTQIDQLLVKQVIDAIESVCCQEELEVQSPVGNCIGYVKRVFSGCNLDYHILDGNQRTVLQIHGPSCCFCECLGSDIVFKVTSADGTVEIGRITRKWSNIIQELFTDADNFGVSFPMDLDVKMKAVLLAAVFLIVSYTTFTKHGYDLFRIS, translated from the exons ATGTGGATGCAAAGACCAGCTGTGATCAACTGTCCTCCAGGTCTTGAGTATTTGACTCAAATTGACCAATTGTTGGTTAAACAGGTGATTGATGCTATCGAAA GTGTT TGCTGTCAAGAAGAACTTGAAGTTCAGTCTCCAGTTGGCAATTGTATCGGCTACGTGAAACGAGTATTTAGTGGTTGTAATCTTGATTACCACATTTTGGATGGTAACCAGCGTACAGTTCTGCAAATACATGGTCCATCATGTTGTTTTTGTGAATGTTTAGGATCGGATATAGTATTCAAG GTAACTTCTGCTGACGGTACTGTAGAAATAGGTAGAATTACCAGAAAATGGAGCAATATTATCCAAGAACTATTTACTGATGCAGATAATTTTGGAGTTTCTTTCCCGATGGACTTAGACGTGAAAATGAAAGCGGTTCTCCTAGCTGCTGTTTTTCTCATTGTAAGTTACACTACTTTCACTAAACATGGTTATGATTTATTCCGAATATCATAA